GGACGGCGATCACGGCCACCAGCCCCGCGAGGGCGACGGTGAGGACGGTGACGATGCTGACCACCAGGCGGGTCTTGACGCTCACAGGACGCTCCAAGCGGACAGGCGACGACGGAAGCTGTGCACCGTCTATCGGCCGCTCGGCTGTGAGGTTGATCGCAGCGGACACGGAACCGCCGACCCGCTTCCCGATCACCGGCGGGGCGCGAGTCGTGCGCTGACGAGGTCAGCCGTACCTGAGGCAGAACTCGTTGCCGTCGGGGTCGGCCAGCTCGACGGCGCCGTCCCCGGTGCCGCCGAGCCGGGTCGCCCCCATCGCGACGAGTCGGTCGATCTCGGCCGCCGGGTCGCCGTCGGTCAGGGCGAGGTCGAAGCGCTGCCGGTTCCTCCGGTGCCTCGGCGCCACGGGCGGGCCACCCCAGGCGACCTTGGTGCCACCGTGCGGGGACTGGACCGCGGTCTCCTGGTCCTCGTCCCACACCAGGGGCCAGCCCAGCGCCTCGGCCCAGAACAGCCCGACCTGCCGGGTGCCCTCGCAGGCGAGCTCCCCGAGGAACCCACAGCCGGCCAGGAACGAGTTGCCGGGCTCGATCACGCAGAACTCGTTGCCCTCGGGATCGGCCAGCACGACGTGTCCCTCTTCGGGGAGCTGGCCGACGTCGAGGTGGCGGGCGCCGAGCTCGAGCGCCGCCGCGACCGTGTCCTGCTGATCGGCGGGGCTGGTGCTGGTCAGGTGGAGGTGCACCCGGTTCGTACCGACCTTCTCCGCTCCGCTCGGGACGAACCGCAGGCCGACCTGGGTGTCGGACCCGGGCAGCAGCGCACCGCGGAGGTCGTCGACGACCACCCGTCCCAGCACGTCGCCCCAGAAGCCGGCCAGACGAGCCGGGTCGTGCGCGTCGGAGGTCAGAGCCAGCAGGTGGGCGGGCACCCCCGCACGCTAGACGCGGTCGGAGCGGTCCCGCACGCGCTCTCAGCAGCAGGGCCGAATCGCAGGGGACCGGTGGTCGGTGGTGGCGGATCCTCGACCGGAGTCGGAACGGCTGGTCGCTCTCCTCGGACTCGGCGAGCCCAG
This region of Geodermatophilus bullaregiensis genomic DNA includes:
- a CDS encoding VOC family protein codes for the protein MPAHLLALTSDAHDPARLAGFWGDVLGRVVVDDLRGALLPGSDTQVGLRFVPSGAEKVGTNRVHLHLTSTSPADQQDTVAAALELGARHLDVGQLPEEGHVVLADPEGNEFCVIEPGNSFLAGCGFLGELACEGTRQVGLFWAEALGWPLVWDEDQETAVQSPHGGTKVAWGGPPVAPRHRRNRQRFDLALTDGDPAAEIDRLVAMGATRLGGTGDGAVELADPDGNEFCLRYG